The Wansuia hejianensis genomic interval GCTGTTTTGAGGCGCACCGCCGTTATATTGACGTGATGGCAATGCTTTCCGGCACGGAGCAGATTGGCTATAAGCCCGCTGCAGAGCTGGAAAAGATCACACAGGAATATGTGGAAGAGCAGGACGCGCTTCTGGCTGAGGATAAGGAGGAGGTTGTGCTGTTTACATTTCGTGTGGGCGATTTTGCCGTATGGTATCCTCAGGACGGGCATATGCCCTGTATCTGCAGCGGCGAAGCGAAACCGGCGAAACGGTTAATTTTGAAGGTGCCGGTACAGGATTAAGAAAGCAGGCTGCCGCATGTAATGTGTGCCGGACGATTTCCGGCAGTGTTCCATGCGGCGGCTTTCTTTGCGTTTGCTAAGCTTTAAAATCGTGTTGGAGGAACAGAAACTGATGTTTCAGGCCCCGGCGGTGGAATGTTTTGCGGCTGCCATATGGGGGCACAGAGATTGCAGAAAGGAGAGATGATTTTCATGAACAACCAGGAGATTTTAGAACGCATCAGAGGAGGCCTGATTGTATCTTGTCAGGCGCTGGAGGACGAGCCGCTGCACAGTTCTTACATCATGTCACGGATGGCTTTTGCGGCCTATGAAGGCGGGGCCGTGGGAATCAGGGCCAATACGGCGGAAGATATTACGGAGATCCGCAAGGTGGTGAGCCTTCCCGTTATCGGAATTGTTAAGCAGGTATATGACGGCTGTGACGTCTATATAACGCCTACCATGAAGGAAGTGGATGATCTGGCGGCTACGGGTGTGGAAATCATCGCAATGGATGCCACAAAGCGCCCAAGACCTGACGGAAGGCCGATCGCAGAATTCTTCAGAGAAGTCAGGGCAAAGTATCCGGATCAATTATTCATGGCGGATTGCTCCTGTATAGAAGAGGGGCTGCATGCCGCGGAAATCGGCTTTGACCTGATTGGGACTACGATGGCCAGTTATACTCCTTATACTAAGGGAACGTCAATTCCGGATTTCAATATGATGAAGACACTGGTAGAAAAGAGCGGAAAACCAGTGATTGCAGAAGGAGGCATCTGGTCTCCGGCAGAACTGAAACAAGCCCTGGATACAGGCGCCCTGGCAGCAGTTGTGGGAACGGCGATTACTAGGCCGAGAGAGATTACCCGCAGATATGTGGAGGCCATCCAGTGAGGACAGCGGTTCTGGATATTGGCGGAACCTTCATAAAGTCCGGGATCTATGGGCCTGCGGGGCTGCAGCAGATCCAGGAGACGCCCACCCCGGCCAGGGAAGGGGGAGCGGCGCTCATGGAATGTGCAAAACAGATATTGCGCGGCTATACAGGCTATGATGCCATCGGGGTCAGCACGGCGGGACAGGTTGACGTGGTCAGCGGCAGCATCCGATATGCCAATGAGAACATCCCCGGCTATACGGGGACAAAGGTCAGAGAGATACTGGAGGACGCGTTTTCTGTGCCTGTGGTGGTGGACAATGATGTGAACATGGCGGCCATCGGGGAAGCGTACCTGGGCGCAGGTAAAGATCAGAGAGATTTTCTGTGCCTGACTTATGGTACGGGGATCGGAGGAGCCATCGTGCAGGACCGGCAGATATTCCGGGGAAGCAGCTTTTCTGCGGCGGAATTCGGGTCGATCGTGACACACGGGAAGGATCAGGAGAACCAGGGCGGGTTTCCGGCAGGTATTTATGAGAAATATGCGTCTACCACGGCTCTGGTGCGCATGGCCAGCGCGCGCGACACTTCCTGTACAGATGGGAGAGCTATTTTTGCAAGGCTGGGGGAAGCGGAGATCAGAGAGATTGTGGATGAATGGATCGGCGAGATTCTGCTGGGATTATCCAGTCTGATCCATATCTTTAACCCGTCTTATATAGTGCTGGGAGGTGGGGTAATGAACCAGCCGTACATATTAGAAGAAATACGCAGAAGGATCGGCAGCTATATCATGCCGAGTTTCGCTCATGTACAGTTTGAGAGGGCCAGGCTAGGTAATCAGGCGGGCATGCTTGGAGCGGCCATGACCGCGGAAAAGGAGTTATAAATTGCGGCAGGAGGGATACAGCGGTGATAACGGCGATTGTTAACGGCAGAATTGTGTTGGAGGACAAAATCCTGGCAGACCGTGTTCTGCTCATGGAAAACGGCAGGATTTTGTCTGTTGAAGAAAAAACGGCGCCTGAAGGGGCGGAGGTTATCGACGCGGCCGGGGGCTATGTGGGCCCCGGTTACGTGGATATACATACGCATGGAGGCGGAAGCCATACCTCTCATGGGGAGCCTCTTGAGATGGCGGAATATCATCTTCAGTATGGAACGACCTCTATCTGCCCCTCGCTGGCCTACGAGCTGACGAAGGAAGAGATGCTCCAGGGAATCCGCAACATCCGGCAGGCCATGAAACAGGGCGGGAACAGCGTGGCGGGCATTCATCTGGAAGGTCCCTACACCAGCCAGAAATATGGGGCTGCCGCAGCAAAGGCCTGGGAACTGAACAGAGAAGACTATGAATTGCTGTTCCGGGAGGCGGCAGGCTGCGTCCGCCAGGTGACCCATGCGCCGGAGATCCCGGGAATAGAGGAATTTGAAGAATATGTAGAAAAGCTTCAGATCCCACAATCCGTGGGCCACACCGAGATGTCTCCGGAGGAATTGAAACGGGCCATGAGCCATGGGGCGACGATCGTTACGCATCTGTTTGATGCAATGGGCTGCTGGAGAGGCAATGATTCCATCGCCGTGACGGGAGTGATTCAGGAGACGGCCGCGGAGGTGGCGCTGGCGCAGGAAGGGCTGTACTATGAGTTGATCTGTGACAGCGCGGGAATGCATGTGAAGCCTGCTAACCTCCGCCTGACGCTCCGGGCGGCCGGGGCGGAAAATATCATTCTGATTACGGACGCCAATATTGGGCAATACCGGCTGGAAGAGCTTTCGGAGGATGATATGAGGCGCCGCTATCCGGATCTGAATTTTAACAGTGACGGGGAGCTTTCTGGCAGCAGGCTGACAATGGAGCTGGCGGTGAAGAACATGCGCCGCCATACGGGAGCGACGGTCAGAGAGCTGTTTCTGATGGCGGCGGCCAATCCGGCCAGGGCGGTAGGGCTTTATGAGCAGACCGGATCGCTTGCGGCCGGTAAGTGGGCGGACATTCTGATCTGCGACAGCGAATTGAAGGTAGAACAAGTATTTTTACATGGAAAGCCTGTGAGGAGAGAGGCGGTTTGCTGATGAAAAAGGAATATTTATACGCCGGAATTGCTATACTGGCATGGGGAACTTCGGCTACTTCGGTGAAGCTGATGCAGGGCAGCCTGGACACCGTCTTTCTCCTGTTTGGCGTTTCCTTGACGGCGGCGGTGTTCCTGTGTATTGTGTGTGGGGTTCAGGGACGTTTCCGGAAGCTCAGGGAGTATTCCGCAGGAACCATTTTTCGGATGATCCTGATCGGATTAGTGGGTATGTTTGTGTATAATGCTCTTTATATGCGCGCCGTGGAGTGTATGCCGGCTCAGCAGGCTTATATGCTGAATTATTTCTGGCCGGCGCTGATCGTGGTGTTTTCCGGCTTTCTGTTGAAGGAGAAGCTGACCTTCTGGAAGGTTGGGGCGGTTCTGGTATCCTTTGCCGGAGTGCTCATCTACTCAGCGGACGGGAATCTCAAGTCTCTGTTCACCAGTAAGGCAGAGGGAGTGACTTTTGCTTTACTGGGGGCGGTTGTTTACAGCTTGTATTCTGTGCTAAATAAAAGGGAATCCTACGATAAATTCCTCTGCATCACAATTGCCTGTGTCACCAGCGCGGCCTGTTCCCTGGTGTGGGTGCTGGCGTCCGGCCAGATCCATCTGGTTCAGACCGCTAACTGGGGCGGTTTGATTTACCAGGGTGTAGTCTGCATCGGCACAGCGTATCTGGCCTGGGCCTATGCGATGGATGCGGGAGACACGGCGAAGGTATCGACGCTATCGTACCTGACTCCTTTTGTGTCCCTGATTTTTACCTGCGTATTCCTGGGGGAAAAAGTGACGGCGTATTCAGCAGCGGGGATTATATTTGTCATAATGGGAATTATTCTGCAGGAAAGGCCGTGGGGCAAGAAAAATACTGCCGTTAAGGCTTGACTTTTTTCGCGTTTATCCTTATCATGTTAGAAGGCCGTGTTTGCACGGGAACTACAAAAGTATCTCTAGGAGGAACAGATTACAATGTATTCATTGGACGAAGTAAGAGCGGTCGATCCGGAAATTGCCGAATTGATCATGGCAGAACTGGCCCGTCAGAACAGCCATATTGAACTGATTGCATCAGAAAACTGGGTTTCTAAAGCGGTTATGGCAGCTATGGGAAGCCCCCTTACCAATAAATATGCAGAGGGATATCCGGGAAAAAGGTTTTATGGAGGCTGCCAGTGCGTAGATGAAGTGGAGGCTTTGGCCATAGCGCGTGCCAAGAAGATTTTTGGATGTACCTATGCTAACGTGCAGCCTCATTCCGGCGCGCAGGCAAATATGGCAGTATTTTTTGCCCTGCTTCAGCCAGGGGATACCGTGATGGGCATGAACCTTTCGGAGGGTGGCCATCTGTCGCACGGAAGCCCGGCAAATCTCTCCGGCGCCTATTTTAAAGTCGTACCCTATGGGGTTAATGCGGAAGGCTTCATTGATTACGATGAGGTGGAGCGCATCGCCCGGGAATGCCGGCCGAAGATGATTGTGGCAGGCGCCAGCGCGTATGCCAGAACGATTGATTTTAAGCGGTTCCGTGAGATAGCGGATGAGGTGGGCGCGTATCTGATGGTGGATATTGCCCATATTGCGGGGCTTGTGGCTACCGGGCAGCATCCCAGCCCAATTCCCTATGCGCATGTGACTACGACTACCACGCATAAGACGCTGAGAGGTCCAAGAGGCGGCCTGATCCTGTCCAGTGAGGAATTTGCGAAGGAACACAAGCTGAATAAGGCGGTATTTCCGGGAATCCAGGGGGGACCGCTGATGCATGTGATCGCTTCCAAAGCGGTCTGCTTCCA includes:
- a CDS encoding YhcH/YjgK/YiaL family protein, which produces MVFDRIENIGTYLGTGEAMDAALNFLKVISEEGFDESREYDPGCGVLVRCAAYTTRPLEDCCFEAHRRYIDVMAMLSGTEQIGYKPAAELEKITQEYVEEQDALLAEDKEEVVLFTFRVGDFAVWYPQDGHMPCICSGEAKPAKRLILKVPVQD
- a CDS encoding N-acetylmannosamine-6-phosphate 2-epimerase; this encodes MNNQEILERIRGGLIVSCQALEDEPLHSSYIMSRMAFAAYEGGAVGIRANTAEDITEIRKVVSLPVIGIVKQVYDGCDVYITPTMKEVDDLAATGVEIIAMDATKRPRPDGRPIAEFFREVRAKYPDQLFMADCSCIEEGLHAAEIGFDLIGTTMASYTPYTKGTSIPDFNMMKTLVEKSGKPVIAEGGIWSPAELKQALDTGALAAVVGTAITRPREITRRYVEAIQ
- a CDS encoding ROK family protein, whose protein sequence is MRTAVLDIGGTFIKSGIYGPAGLQQIQETPTPAREGGAALMECAKQILRGYTGYDAIGVSTAGQVDVVSGSIRYANENIPGYTGTKVREILEDAFSVPVVVDNDVNMAAIGEAYLGAGKDQRDFLCLTYGTGIGGAIVQDRQIFRGSSFSAAEFGSIVTHGKDQENQGGFPAGIYEKYASTTALVRMASARDTSCTDGRAIFARLGEAEIREIVDEWIGEILLGLSSLIHIFNPSYIVLGGGVMNQPYILEEIRRRIGSYIMPSFAHVQFERARLGNQAGMLGAAMTAEKEL
- a CDS encoding N-acetylglucosamine-6-phosphate deacetylase, producing the protein MITAIVNGRIVLEDKILADRVLLMENGRILSVEEKTAPEGAEVIDAAGGYVGPGYVDIHTHGGGSHTSHGEPLEMAEYHLQYGTTSICPSLAYELTKEEMLQGIRNIRQAMKQGGNSVAGIHLEGPYTSQKYGAAAAKAWELNREDYELLFREAAGCVRQVTHAPEIPGIEEFEEYVEKLQIPQSVGHTEMSPEELKRAMSHGATIVTHLFDAMGCWRGNDSIAVTGVIQETAAEVALAQEGLYYELICDSAGMHVKPANLRLTLRAAGAENIILITDANIGQYRLEELSEDDMRRRYPDLNFNSDGELSGSRLTMELAVKNMRRHTGATVRELFLMAAANPARAVGLYEQTGSLAAGKWADILICDSELKVEQVFLHGKPVRREAVC
- a CDS encoding DMT family transporter yields the protein MKKEYLYAGIAILAWGTSATSVKLMQGSLDTVFLLFGVSLTAAVFLCIVCGVQGRFRKLREYSAGTIFRMILIGLVGMFVYNALYMRAVECMPAQQAYMLNYFWPALIVVFSGFLLKEKLTFWKVGAVLVSFAGVLIYSADGNLKSLFTSKAEGVTFALLGAVVYSLYSVLNKRESYDKFLCITIACVTSAACSLVWVLASGQIHLVQTANWGGLIYQGVVCIGTAYLAWAYAMDAGDTAKVSTLSYLTPFVSLIFTCVFLGEKVTAYSAAGIIFVIMGIILQERPWGKKNTAVKA
- the glyA gene encoding serine hydroxymethyltransferase; this encodes MYSLDEVRAVDPEIAELIMAELARQNSHIELIASENWVSKAVMAAMGSPLTNKYAEGYPGKRFYGGCQCVDEVEALAIARAKKIFGCTYANVQPHSGAQANMAVFFALLQPGDTVMGMNLSEGGHLSHGSPANLSGAYFKVVPYGVNAEGFIDYDEVERIARECRPKMIVAGASAYARTIDFKRFREIADEVGAYLMVDIAHIAGLVATGQHPSPIPYAHVTTTTTHKTLRGPRGGLILSSEEFAKEHKLNKAVFPGIQGGPLMHVIASKAVCFQEVLSPEFQEYGKNVVLNAKALCKGLISRGIPVVSGGTDNHLMLVNLAAIGKTGKEVENLLDSVNITANKNTIPNDPQSPFVTSGLRLGSPAVTSRGMNEQDMDLIAETIAIMLKDPESNAEQAKANVKSLTDKYPLM